The region CGCATACGTGAGGACAAAACTGTGGAAATTGCCTGAGACGGAATATTTTCCGGACCATCTTGTATCGCCAGCCGCCGCCTAAAAAAGTTTATATCCATACAGCGCTCTTCTCTTAAAGATCATAACCCTATGAAATATTCGCAGCTGAAGGTCAGGATAAAATATCTTGTCATCACCATTTTAATATTAGCTTCGGCGGCTGTCGTTCTTTTGATCCCGTTCTTTTATCCGGGCCTTGGGGCATATATTACCATACTGGCCGTGGGAGCGTCTCTCGCCTTACAAAAATATATAGCGAGCTTCGTAGGATTCTTCGTCATAAGATGGTCAAGCATATTCGACGTCGGGGACCGTATCAGGATAGGTAATGTGAAGGGTGACGTTAAGCATATCGGGCTGTTCCATATCATAGTCGACGAGGTAGGCGAGGATGAAAAGCTCGGCGGGGAGCTCACGGGAAGAATATTCCACATCCCCAACCTGCTTGTTCTTGACCAGCCCGTGCTGAACTTCTCGAAGGATTTTTCGGTAAACGAGGAGCTTATTTCATGCGGGTATATATTTGATGAGATAAGGATCCCGCTGTCGACAAAAAGCGATATTAATAAGGCGATCTCGGTGCTGGATGGGATTCTCAGGGCGGAGAACATGGAATCCGTGAAAGCGGCAAAGGTCATCTATGAGAAGGGGCTGCCGAATTTCATGAAGGATATTGAGAACGGCCCGAAGATAATGATACATATCGACGAAGAGAAGATCTGGATAAAAGGAAAGTTCGTCACCCAGGTCAGGGACAGGAACATGGTCAAGACCAGGATAAGCCTGAGGTTCATCGAAAGCATACGGGATGACGAGACGATACAGATAGCAAAA is a window of Methanooceanicella nereidis DNA encoding:
- a CDS encoding mechanosensitive ion channel domain-containing protein gives rise to the protein MKYSQLKVRIKYLVITILILASAAVVLLIPFFYPGLGAYITILAVGASLALQKYIASFVGFFVIRWSSIFDVGDRIRIGNVKGDVKHIGLFHIIVDEVGEDEKLGGELTGRIFHIPNLLVLDQPVLNFSKDFSVNEELISCGYIFDEIRIPLSTKSDINKAISVLDGILRAENMESVKAAKVIYEKGLPNFMKDIENGPKIMIHIDEEKIWIKGKFVTQVRDRNMVKTRISLRFIESIRDDETIQIAK